A window of Pectobacterium carotovorum genomic DNA:
TCAGCACTACGCGTGGTATCGGTTACGGTAACAACATCGGCAAGTTGGATTACAGCGCGGCGCTGAGCTATCGCGCAGGCCGTAAGGACCGTGACGTGGACAGCGACTCGATCAACTACGGTAGCGACCACTTGCGAGGTATGGGTGACATCAAAGGATCGGCCATCGGTGTGCTTGGTCTGGGGTATAAGGTGACGGACTGGCTTAATTTGCAATTGCAGGCTGAGGTGCCGGTTTCTCAACGAAGCAATGGTGAAGCCCTGCATTTTGGCATTATCAGCCCGCTCTATACGTCATCGAAAAATTCCATCACGCTGGCGCTGACCAGCAGTTGGGGGACTAGCGAGTACATGCAGACTTACTACGGGGTAAATGCATCACAGTCGGCCGCATCGGGGTTTGCCCAACATGATGCCGGATCGGGGATTTATGCCTATTCACTGAACACTGACTGGACGCACAAGTTCAACCAAAATTGGAGCATGGTTGCCGCAGCAGGCTTTACGCAGTTGACTGGTGATGCACGCAATAGCCCAATTGTTCAACGAAAAGCATCGCCTACCGGAAGCCTGAAGGTGACATATAGCTTCTGATCGTTATTAGACGCATGCTTCCAGGCAGCTTGTGGCTATGCACTGTCAATCAGTACACATTCGAACCGCCCCAGTTCAGATGATGGGGCGGTACTCAGCTCACCCACTCGCCCTGCTTATGCCCTGTTACTCAGAGTGTAAGTCTCCCGTCAAACCGCCCCATCCGCTTTTGGCAAATCGGATCTAACTCGCCGTGATGTTTACAGCGTCTGTTTTGGCACTAGGCGGCCAAAGCGAGGAGTTGTTAGGTCTGCTTTGAGCGAAGAGCGGACGTCAGCGGCTCGGGATAAAGGCATTAATATGACAATGAGTAAAAAATCGAGTGTTGCGGTGCGCCAGAATTAAACGCTAAGGGAGATAATAGAGTCAGCGCATTCTTTCACCATTAACTAGTTTGATCAGCGATGTAAGGACGTTGACTGCAGCCGGGATGTTTTCTGAATAGGTATTTCCGTAA
This region includes:
- a CDS encoding MipA/OmpV family protein, producing MRNIELHHKFLHSLSGRTLKKLLSGAVLALLATPILAAEQKQGNELTLGGGVDVAPRYSGSDENRVTTALVIDYSMVNGFFVSTTRGIGYGNNIGKLDYSAALSYRAGRKDRDVDSDSINYGSDHLRGMGDIKGSAIGVLGLGYKVTDWLNLQLQAEVPVSQRSNGEALHFGIISPLYTSSKNSITLALTSSWGTSEYMQTYYGVNASQSAASGFAQHDAGSGIYAYSLNTDWTHKFNQNWSMVAAAGFTQLTGDARNSPIVQRKASPTGSLKVTYSF